The genomic window CCGAGCCAACCGCGACTCTGTAGCGACTAGGCCAGTTAAGAATCGAGTCAGAACTGTGGAGCCACCTATGCAGACTCCCGTTCCCCATGAACTCGTAGACAAGGAGGCGGGTATCATCAGCGGAGATGTGTGCTGTGGCGGATACGACTGAGGATGTCAACCTCTGCCTCAAAGAGGGGCTCGTTCTTCCGCCGGACCTTCTGTCCATTCCATATCCGCTTGACTGCGACAGCACTGTCGCCGATGGGCACCCGCTACCCCTTTCCACTGCCGCCCTGCCCGATGAGGTGGTTTTCTGTTAGACCTCGTCGAATGTCTTCCTCCGTGAAGCCGAGCATCTGGAACGAGATAAGTTTCCAGGATGCGTAGTCGATGAAGTCACGTCTTTGACGGATATAAGCGCGAAGGAGCGCTGCTGGGAAGCCGATGGATAAGAGGGTGAGAATCCCGACGACAACCAGGATGGCGATGAGCACAGCTGGCGGAAGTGTCTGTGCTTTGTCACCAGGAGGAGAGCACGATCGAAGAGTTTGGATTAGAGAAGGGTCGGATGCACAGAGCCCGGGGTTGTGGAGGAAGCTCCGTTTAAACGCCGGACCGTCAAGGGCGCCTGGGACCTTGCTGGTTAGATCATTGTTGGAAAGATTGAGCTTCGAAAGTTTCAGATTGCCCAGATCCGGTGGTATCAGGCCGGAGAGATGGTTATCCGATAGGTCGAGGCTGTAGAGGGAGTGCAGTTGGGTGAATGACGTGGGAATGTCTCCAGTTAGCTGGTTTGTGCTGAGGTCGAGGTAAAATAAATACCGGAAAGAGCCGATGTTCAACGGTATCGGGCCAGAGAATCTGATGTGGTCTAGACACAAATAGATCAGGTTCTGGAATTGGGTCACTCTGGTAGGGATTTCTCCTGAGAAGCTATTCCAGCTCGCCACCAGTACTTGCAAATTCATGTTGGCCGACAATTTAGTCGGAAACTCGCCGGATAAATTGTTATTCTCTATCTCGAGCAGGGAGAGGTACGGTGACAAGATGCTTGGTAGCTTGCCGGAAAAGGAATTGTGTCCAAGCAGCAACGTCTGCAGATTCCTTAACGACAACAAGTCCGCCGGAATCTCTCCTGAAAATCTGTTATTGCTCGCCAACACATGCTGGAGGCTCGCGCATCAGCCCTGCCCAATGCCTGTGGAAAATTTCCGGAGAAATTGTTCGTGTAGGCGCTTATGAGCTGGAGCTGTCCGCCGAAGCAGAGAGTTTTCGGCAACTCGCCCGAGAATTCATTCTCCTAAATGAGATTAGAGTAACGACCGAGATTCTGAGGGAGGCTGCCGTTAAACCTGTTGGTGAAGAGGTAGAGAACTGTCAAATTGTCGGGCCTAGCGACTTGCGGCGGCAGAGTCCCGGTCAGCAGATTTTGGCTTAGGTCTATCTTCTCCAAACGGGTGGACGGTATCTGTCGGGGTATCTCGCCCGTAAGGTTGTTGTAGTAGAGATACAAGATTTTCAGATTGTGCAGCCTGAGGATCCCCGCCGGCATGGAGCCGGTCAGGTTGTTTTGGCACATGTCCAGCCTCTCCAACACAGTCAGGTTGTCAAATGACTCGGGAATGGGTCCAATCAGGTTCATTCGTCTCATATACAGGAAGCTCAGCCTCTTCAACCGTCCCATTTCGGGCCGGATCTCCGCGGGCGAGAAGGGGTTGTACGCTAAGATGAGGCACCAAGAAGGCTTTCAATgtgaattacttgggagatgaaaagtcatatctcttgagagatgaaaagtcatgtctgttgggagatgaaaagtcatgtctcttaggagatgaaaaatcatgtctcttgagagatgaaaagtcatgtctcttgagagatgaaaagtcatgtatgttgaaagatgaaaagtcatgtctcttgggaactagagaccccttatgtaactcctaTATGTAAATGAGTCTTTTCATCAAAGAAAgacaagcaagaaatgatagagcaGTGGACCTAGGCCCACtagctgaaccactttaaaaattcatgtccctttaattatttcttcattttcatttcttacatggtatcagagcatcaGGTTCTTGTTAGTGTTGCTGCTAGATCATAAatattcgggacttagttcaaggaggaattgttagcactattcatgtctcctcagaagatcaggcagcaaatattctcactaaagctcttcccataggcgatttcctgagatgttgtaacaagctaaacatgattgatatatatgctcgagcttgagggggagtgttaaagatacaaaaggGGTTTtatgaaatattaggaagttagggaggatttctttaaatgttttgttatttttattggacttcttttgtaatttctctaaccctaatctcttaatagagattagggtcacgtaatgaagTAATTTTTtccgcctctctctctcgcaacatCTACAATATGATATtcatacaaaaaagaaaaaagtttatagAATGTGGTGAATGATAAACATTACCTTTTGAATTGCTTTCCAAGAGGAGCTATCCTTTTTGTGTGGCTTAGGGAATACAGGTTTGGAATGAATAGCCCATAAATCATCAGGAGTC from Nymphaea colorata isolate Beijing-Zhang1983 chromosome 6, ASM883128v2, whole genome shotgun sequence includes these protein-coding regions:
- the LOC116255987 gene encoding leucine-rich repeat receptor-like protein kinase PXL1; its protein translation is MGRLKRLSFLYMRRMNLIGPIPESFDNLTVLERLDMCQNNLTGSMPAGILRLHNLKILYLYYNNLTGEIPRQIPSTRLEKIDLSQNLLTGTLPPQVARPDNLTVLYLFTNRFSGEIPADLLSLRNLQTLLLGHNSFSGKLPSILSPYLSLLEIENNNLSGEFPTKLSANMNLQVLVASWNSFSGEIPTRVTQFQNLIYLCLDHIRFSGPIPLNIGSFRYLFYLDLSTNQLTGDIPTSFTQLHSLYSLDLSDNHLSGLIPPDLGNLKLSKLNLSNNDLTSKVPGALDGPAFKRSFLHNPGLCASDPSLIQTLRSCSPPGDKAQTLPPAVLIAILVVVGILTLLSIGFPAALLRAYIRQRRDFIDYASWKLISFQMLGFTEEDIRRGLTENHLIGQGGSGKG